The following coding sequences lie in one Litorilinea aerophila genomic window:
- a CDS encoding dihydrodipicolinate synthase family protein: protein MDTPTLLDALNSVTAIPIIPFRNGRIDYDAHAKNVRYLMEHNYLDNNRPRVISVAGTSLIHHIEPEEQVRIFDVTGQAMGQDGVLMSAIVPNPIGTAGKLIEEQARLSRPPDVYLIMPLTGTFSPEGVYQEFMAFGERYGQEYGARFLYYFRNPRDREAVIRLLKDSPHFIGVKIGTGVEDVAPMIQGVGDSAMVIWGIGDRSTAAAELGARGHTSGTAVLCARAADAINNAQRRGDYATARQVEADLNELEEVRFMNGRAYNYSAVVEAMRLSGFDDIDPGDGSAPFNPGVPPEVSERLRAAVERLRPYH, encoded by the coding sequence ATGGATACACCCACCCTGTTGGACGCGCTGAACTCGGTGACGGCCATTCCCATCATCCCTTTCCGCAACGGCCGCATCGATTACGACGCGCACGCCAAAAATGTCCGCTACTTGATGGAACACAACTACCTGGACAACAACCGCCCTCGGGTCATCTCGGTGGCAGGGACCAGCCTGATCCACCACATCGAGCCGGAGGAGCAGGTACGCATTTTCGACGTCACCGGCCAGGCCATGGGGCAGGACGGCGTGCTCATGTCCGCCATTGTGCCGAACCCCATCGGCACCGCGGGTAAGCTCATCGAAGAACAGGCCCGCCTTTCCCGGCCGCCGGACGTCTACCTGATCATGCCCCTGACGGGCACCTTCAGTCCGGAAGGCGTTTACCAGGAGTTCATGGCCTTCGGCGAGCGCTATGGGCAGGAGTACGGCGCGCGCTTCCTCTACTACTTCCGCAATCCCCGGGACCGGGAGGCAGTGATCCGGCTGCTCAAGGACTCGCCCCACTTCATCGGCGTCAAAATCGGCACCGGCGTGGAGGACGTGGCCCCCATGATCCAGGGGGTGGGCGACAGCGCCATGGTCATCTGGGGCATCGGCGACCGCAGCACCGCCGCGGCGGAACTGGGCGCCAGGGGGCACACCTCGGGCACCGCGGTGCTCTGCGCGCGGGCGGCGGATGCCATCAACAACGCCCAGCGCCGGGGGGATTACGCGACCGCGCGCCAGGTGGAGGCGGACCTGAACGAGCTGGAGGAAGTGCGCTTCATGAACGGCCGGGCCTACAACTACTCGGCGGTGGTGGAGGCCATGCGCCTGAGCGGCTTCGACGATATCGACCCTGGCGACGGCAGCGCGCCCTTCAACCCCGGCGTCCCCCCGGAGGTCTCGGAGCGGCTGCGGGCCGCGGTGGAGCGGCTGCGCCCGTATCATTAA
- a CDS encoding Gfo/Idh/MocA family protein has product MSSQPTIRFATIGMNHPHIYGQTNLLLRAGAELVSYYAAEPELMQQYGERYPQARPVSSPEAILEDESIHLVISAAIPCDRPTLGIQVMRHGKDYMSDKPAFTTLEQLEEVRRVQAETGRIYSVCYSERFENRATVKAAELVRAGAIGEVVQTVGLGPHRARFETRPPWFFQREKYGGILNDIASHQFDQFLYFTGSTQAEIVAAQVANFQHPQYPEFEDFGDCMVRGENCSGYIRVDWFTPDGLATWGDTRLIVIGSAGYIEVRKNIDVAGRPGGDHLFLVDNQKTEYIDCRDVDLPYGRQLIYDILHRTETAMSQEHCFLASELALKAQAMAARLGHLQP; this is encoded by the coding sequence ATGAGCAGTCAACCCACCATTCGCTTCGCCACCATCGGCATGAACCACCCCCACATCTACGGCCAGACCAACCTGCTGCTGCGGGCCGGCGCGGAGCTGGTCTCCTACTACGCGGCCGAGCCCGAGCTGATGCAGCAGTACGGCGAGCGTTACCCCCAGGCCAGGCCCGTCTCTAGCCCGGAGGCCATCCTGGAGGATGAGTCCATTCACCTGGTGATCAGCGCGGCCATCCCCTGCGACCGGCCCACCCTGGGCATCCAGGTCATGCGCCACGGCAAGGACTACATGAGCGACAAGCCAGCCTTCACCACCCTGGAGCAACTGGAAGAGGTGCGCCGGGTCCAGGCCGAGACCGGCCGCATCTACTCGGTCTGCTACAGCGAGCGCTTCGAGAACCGGGCCACGGTCAAAGCTGCGGAGCTGGTCCGGGCCGGCGCCATCGGCGAGGTGGTGCAGACGGTGGGCCTGGGACCCCATCGGGCCCGCTTCGAGACTCGCCCTCCCTGGTTCTTCCAGCGGGAGAAATACGGCGGCATCCTCAACGACATCGCCTCCCACCAGTTCGACCAGTTCCTCTACTTCACCGGCTCCACCCAGGCCGAAATCGTGGCCGCCCAGGTGGCCAACTTCCAGCATCCCCAGTACCCGGAGTTCGAGGACTTCGGCGACTGCATGGTGCGGGGGGAGAACTGCTCCGGCTACATCCGGGTGGACTGGTTCACCCCCGACGGCCTGGCCACCTGGGGCGACACCCGCCTCATCGTCATCGGCTCAGCCGGCTACATCGAAGTGCGCAAGAACATCGACGTGGCCGGGCGACCGGGCGGCGACCACCTCTTCCTGGTGGACAACCAGAAGACCGAGTACATCGACTGCCGGGACGTGGACCTGCCCTACGGCCGCCAGCTCATCTATGACATCCTCCACCGCACCGAGACGGCCATGAGTCAGGAGCACTGCTTCCTGGCCTCGGAGCTGGCCCTGAAGGCCCAGGCCATGGCGGCCCGGCTGGGCCATCTTCAGCCGTAG
- a CDS encoding glycoside hydrolase family protein, with protein MLTTIVARRLLDRPIITPALDESIGTNINGPSLIRVPDWLPNPLGRYYLYFAHHQGEYIRLAYADDLAGPWRIHRPGTLQLAQTPCRGHIASPDVHVDEANRRIMMYYHGPALPADVARQEAVTQRFPTLGGQRSFVATSEDGIHFTSGREILGSSYFRVFRWRDHVYALGMPGIFYRSRDGFTGFEQGPVLFDEHMRHTALLLRGDDLYVFYSRAGDCPERILVAHIHLTPDWMTWRASPPTVVLEPEREYEGGHLPLEPSRRGAIHEPARQLRDPAIFVDGERVILLYSVAGEQGIALAELQF; from the coding sequence TTGCTGACAACCATCGTGGCCCGACGCCTCCTGGACCGCCCCATCATCACGCCGGCCCTGGACGAGAGTATCGGCACCAACATCAACGGCCCGTCCCTGATCCGGGTGCCCGACTGGCTGCCCAATCCCCTGGGGCGCTACTACCTCTACTTCGCCCACCACCAGGGCGAGTACATCCGCCTGGCCTACGCGGATGACCTGGCCGGCCCCTGGCGCATCCACCGGCCGGGTACCCTGCAGTTGGCCCAGACGCCGTGCCGTGGCCACATCGCCTCGCCCGACGTCCACGTGGACGAGGCCAACCGGCGCATCATGATGTACTATCATGGCCCGGCGTTGCCGGCGGATGTGGCCCGACAGGAAGCGGTGACTCAGCGCTTCCCCACCCTGGGGGGGCAGCGCAGCTTCGTGGCCACCTCCGAGGACGGCATCCACTTCACCTCCGGCCGGGAGATCCTGGGCAGCAGCTACTTCCGGGTCTTCCGCTGGCGGGATCATGTCTATGCACTGGGCATGCCGGGCATCTTCTACCGCTCCCGGGATGGCTTCACCGGCTTCGAGCAGGGCCCCGTGCTCTTCGACGAGCACATGCGCCACACGGCCCTCCTGCTGCGGGGGGACGACCTCTACGTCTTCTACTCCCGGGCCGGCGACTGCCCGGAGCGCATCCTGGTCGCCCACATCCACCTGACGCCCGATTGGATGACCTGGCGCGCCTCGCCCCCGACCGTGGTGCTGGAGCCAGAGCGGGAGTACGAGGGCGGACACCTGCCCCTGGAGCCGTCCCGCCGGGGAGCCATCCACGAGCCGGCCCGCCAGCTGCGGGATCCGGCCATCTTTGTAGACGGCGAGCGGGTCATCCTGCTCTACAGCGTGGCCGGGGAGCAGGGCATCGCCCTGGCCGAACTGCAATTTTAA
- a CDS encoding mandelate racemase/muconate lactonizing enzyme family protein, translated as MQIEAVDFFYLSMPQILDIGDGSQDALLVRVAAGGYVGWGECEAAPLPSIASLVCPMSHSACKPVQASVLGQRLESADDIVRIGNLVRANSMDLLQADHTLSGIDMALWDLLGRRLQEPVYRLLGYPRAYPKLPYASMLFGDTPQETLEKGKKARQLGYRAAKFGWGPIGLGTVQDDTDQFMAAREGLGEDGILLIDAGTVWKEDVDAAALRLPALQACQATWLEEPFVSGALDAYRRLAAQAGPVKLAGGEGSHNFHMAQHMIDHAGIGYIQIDAGRIGGITVAKQVADYARQRGVTYVNHTFTSHLALSASLQPYAGLEQDLICEYPVELKSLAVELTREHISLDEDGLIRLPERPGLGMTPNTEALQKYLVDVEIRVNGRLLYTTPPLTG; from the coding sequence ATGCAGATTGAAGCGGTCGATTTTTTCTACCTTTCCATGCCCCAGATCCTGGACATCGGCGACGGCAGCCAGGATGCCCTGCTGGTGCGGGTGGCTGCAGGCGGCTACGTGGGCTGGGGCGAGTGCGAGGCGGCTCCCCTCCCCTCCATCGCCAGCCTGGTCTGCCCCATGTCCCACAGCGCGTGCAAGCCGGTTCAGGCGTCGGTGCTGGGCCAGCGCCTGGAGAGCGCGGACGACATCGTACGCATCGGCAACCTGGTGCGGGCCAACAGCATGGACCTGCTCCAGGCCGACCATACCCTTTCGGGCATCGACATGGCCCTGTGGGACCTGCTGGGCAGGCGCCTCCAGGAGCCGGTCTACCGGCTGCTGGGCTACCCCCGGGCGTACCCCAAGCTTCCCTATGCCTCCATGCTCTTCGGCGACACGCCCCAGGAGACCCTGGAGAAGGGGAAAAAGGCCCGGCAACTGGGCTACCGCGCGGCCAAGTTCGGCTGGGGGCCCATCGGCCTGGGCACGGTGCAGGACGACACGGACCAGTTCATGGCCGCCCGGGAGGGGCTGGGCGAGGACGGCATCCTCCTCATCGACGCCGGTACCGTCTGGAAGGAGGACGTGGACGCGGCCGCCCTGCGCCTGCCCGCGCTCCAGGCGTGCCAGGCCACCTGGCTGGAGGAGCCCTTCGTCTCCGGTGCGCTGGACGCTTACCGCCGCCTGGCCGCCCAGGCTGGCCCGGTGAAGCTGGCCGGAGGCGAAGGCAGCCACAACTTCCACATGGCCCAGCACATGATCGACCACGCGGGCATCGGCTACATCCAGATCGACGCCGGCCGCATCGGCGGCATCACCGTGGCCAAACAGGTGGCCGACTACGCCCGGCAGCGGGGCGTCACCTACGTCAACCACACCTTCACCTCCCACCTGGCTTTGAGCGCCTCCCTGCAGCCCTACGCCGGCCTGGAGCAGGACCTGATCTGTGAATACCCGGTGGAGCTGAAGTCCCTGGCCGTGGAACTCACCCGGGAACACATCTCCTTGGACGAAGACGGCCTGATCCGGCTGCCGGAGCGGCCCGGCCTGGGCATGACGCCCAACACGGAAGCGCTCCAGAAATACCTGGTGGATGTGGAGATCCGGGTCAACGGGCGGCTGCTCTACACCACGCCCCCGCTGACGGGGTAG
- a CDS encoding enolase C-terminal domain-like protein gives MADPKITKIEIHEYEYTLENMGKDYNGFNLVYEPGGKVVSRGKILRIFTDVGIVGEYAGGSEAEYSTLPRFVHYLIGKSALERERIYSDVKRALRQVARIGLAPIDIALWDIAGKYYDAPIYKLLGGYKESLPCYASTYHGDHQPDGLSSPEAYADFAEQCLEMGYPAFKIHGWGRAPIEQEIANVHAVGQRVGGKMDLMLDPACEYITFGDALKVGWACDEERFFWYEDPYRDGGISQFAHRKLRQLIKTPLLQTEHVRSLEPHIDFVIADATDFVRGDVGYDGITGVMKLAHACEALGIDIEFHGPGPAQRQCMAAIRNTNYYEMGLVHPKAPASHPEHLYGDGYRDALDAIDEKGHVPVPQGPGLGVPINWDWVERNRTGFVEYP, from the coding sequence ATGGCCGATCCTAAGATCACCAAGATCGAGATCCACGAGTACGAGTACACCCTGGAGAACATGGGCAAGGACTACAACGGCTTCAACCTGGTCTACGAGCCGGGGGGCAAGGTGGTCAGCCGGGGCAAGATCCTGCGCATCTTCACCGACGTGGGCATCGTGGGCGAGTACGCCGGGGGCAGCGAGGCCGAGTATTCCACCTTGCCCCGCTTTGTCCACTACCTCATCGGCAAGAGTGCGCTGGAGCGGGAGCGCATCTACAGCGACGTCAAGCGGGCCCTGCGCCAGGTGGCCCGCATCGGCCTGGCGCCCATCGACATCGCCCTGTGGGACATCGCCGGCAAGTACTACGACGCGCCCATCTACAAGCTGCTGGGCGGCTACAAGGAGAGCCTGCCCTGCTATGCCAGCACCTACCACGGCGACCACCAGCCCGACGGCCTCTCCAGCCCCGAGGCGTACGCCGACTTCGCCGAGCAGTGCCTGGAGATGGGCTACCCCGCCTTCAAGATCCACGGCTGGGGCCGCGCGCCCATCGAGCAGGAGATCGCCAACGTCCACGCGGTGGGCCAGCGGGTGGGCGGCAAGATGGACCTGATGCTGGACCCCGCCTGTGAGTACATCACTTTCGGCGACGCGCTCAAAGTGGGCTGGGCGTGCGACGAGGAGCGCTTCTTCTGGTACGAGGACCCCTACCGGGACGGCGGCATCTCCCAGTTCGCCCACCGCAAGCTGCGCCAGCTCATCAAGACACCCCTGCTCCAGACCGAGCACGTGCGTTCCCTGGAGCCCCACATCGACTTCGTCATCGCCGACGCCACCGACTTCGTGCGGGGCGACGTGGGCTACGACGGCATCACCGGCGTCATGAAGCTGGCCCACGCCTGTGAAGCCCTGGGCATCGACATCGAGTTCCACGGGCCGGGGCCGGCCCAGCGCCAGTGCATGGCCGCCATCCGCAACACCAACTACTACGAGATGGGCCTGGTCCATCCCAAGGCGCCCGCCAGCCACCCGGAACACCTCTACGGCGACGGCTACCGGGACGCGTTGGACGCCATCGACGAGAAGGGGCACGTGCCGGTGCCCCAGGGGCCGGGGTTGGGCGTGCCCATCAACTGGGACTGGGTGGAGCGCAACCGCACCGGCTTCGTGGAGTACCCCTGA
- a CDS encoding NAD-dependent epimerase/dehydratase family protein, whose translation MRKVLLTGAGGRIGSSFRAYADDRYDFRLVDVRPEKVGDPGRHEFVAADLADLEACQRLCAGIDTVLHLAADPSPQADFYASLLDNNVKAVYNIFRAAKDQGCRRVIFASSIQAIEGYPLDVQARPEMPPKPMNMYAVCKIFGEATAHYFAYAEGLSSIAVRVGGYGGNRTIQDPDARTLSAYVSPRDLNHLFVQCIETPDVQFAILQAVSDNRFKRMDITATRELVGYRPQDDAFRLFGIQIPYRDRWFQEWNRGGKEAS comes from the coding sequence AGGAAAGTACTGTTAACCGGCGCCGGTGGGCGGATCGGCTCTTCTTTCCGCGCCTATGCCGATGATCGCTATGACTTTCGCCTGGTGGACGTGCGGCCGGAGAAGGTGGGCGATCCCGGCCGCCACGAATTCGTCGCGGCGGATCTGGCCGACCTGGAGGCGTGCCAGCGCCTGTGCGCGGGGATCGACACGGTGCTCCATCTGGCCGCGGATCCGTCGCCCCAGGCCGATTTCTACGCTTCCCTGCTGGACAACAACGTCAAAGCGGTCTACAACATCTTCCGGGCCGCCAAAGACCAGGGCTGTCGCCGGGTCATCTTCGCCAGCAGCATTCAGGCCATCGAAGGCTACCCCCTGGACGTCCAGGCCCGGCCGGAGATGCCCCCCAAGCCCATGAACATGTACGCGGTCTGCAAGATTTTTGGGGAGGCTACGGCCCATTACTTCGCCTATGCCGAGGGCCTCTCCAGCATAGCCGTGCGGGTGGGCGGCTACGGCGGCAACCGGACCATCCAGGATCCGGATGCCCGCACCCTGAGCGCCTATGTCAGCCCACGGGATCTCAACCACCTCTTCGTCCAGTGCATTGAAACGCCCGACGTCCAGTTCGCCATCCTCCAGGCCGTTTCGGACAACCGCTTCAAGCGCATGGACATCACCGCTACCCGGGAGCTGGTGGGCTACCGGCCCCAGGACGACGCCTTCCGACTTTTCGGCATCCAAATCCCATATCGTGACCGCTGGTTCCAGGAATGGAACCGGGGAGGAAAAGAAGCATCATGA